In Providencia rettgeri, the following proteins share a genomic window:
- the narI gene encoding respiratory nitrate reductase subunit gamma produces MNFINQFFFDIYPYIAGTVFIVGSWLRYDYGQYTWRAGSSQMLDKKNMRLASNLFHLGIIGIFVGHFLGMLTPHWMYESFLPMHIKQLMAMIGGGAAGVMMLIGGAMLLKRRLTNPRVRATSSFGDIMILTLLVVQVCLGLLTIPFSAQHMDGSEMLKLVGWAQSIVTFHWGASNYLEGVGIVFKLHIVLGMTIFLLFPFCRLVHIWSAPIEYLTRRYQLVRNRH; encoded by the coding sequence ATGAATTTTATCAATCAATTTTTCTTCGATATTTACCCCTATATCGCAGGGACGGTATTTATTGTCGGTAGTTGGTTACGTTACGATTACGGGCAATACACGTGGCGAGCGGGTTCCAGCCAAATGTTGGATAAAAAGAACATGCGTTTGGCATCAAACTTATTCCATTTGGGGATTATTGGGATTTTTGTCGGGCACTTTTTAGGCATGCTAACGCCTCATTGGATGTATGAATCTTTTCTGCCAATGCATATTAAGCAGTTAATGGCGATGATTGGTGGGGGCGCTGCTGGTGTGATGATGCTAATTGGTGGTGCGATGCTATTGAAGCGCCGCCTAACAAATCCTCGCGTGAGAGCAACGTCATCCTTCGGTGACATCATGATCTTAACTTTGTTGGTGGTGCAAGTTTGCTTAGGGTTACTTACCATTCCTTTCTCAGCACAACATATGGATGGTAGCGAAATGTTAAAATTAGTGGGGTGGGCACAGTCTATTGTGACATTCCATTGGGGGGCATCCAATTACCTTGAAGGGGTTGGGATTGTTTTTAAACTGCATATTGTGTTGGGTATGACGATATTTTTACTCTTCCCATTCTGCCGTTTAGTGCACATTTGGAGTGCACCTATCGAATACCTGACTCGTCGGTATCAATTGGTGAGAAATCGCCATTAA
- the narJ gene encoding nitrate reductase molybdenum cofactor assembly chaperone — MMTLKVISRLLEYPSEALWLHRDELIEALEQADELPVTRAVQLMVFVREYLNEDLLDMQAQYCELFDRGRATSLLLFEHVHGESRDRGQAMVDLMAQYQQHGLQIDCRELPDHLPIYLEYLTVLPSNETLEGLQDIAPILALLGERLKQRESRFSVLFNFLLELSHSDIATEQLSKQVATEVRDDTPEALDAVWEEEQVKFFADEKTCGSEVAAHQHRFANAVVPQYLDLSVGSHVGVQK; from the coding sequence ATGATGACACTAAAAGTGATTTCTCGGTTATTGGAATACCCTTCGGAAGCGCTTTGGTTACATCGCGATGAGCTCATTGAAGCGCTAGAACAGGCTGATGAGCTGCCAGTCACACGGGCTGTTCAATTGATGGTGTTTGTGCGCGAGTATCTCAACGAAGACTTACTTGATATGCAGGCGCAATATTGTGAGTTGTTTGATAGAGGTCGCGCAACATCTTTATTGCTATTTGAGCATGTACACGGTGAGTCCCGAGACCGAGGGCAGGCGATGGTGGATTTAATGGCGCAATATCAGCAACACGGTTTGCAAATTGATTGCCGTGAATTACCCGACCATTTGCCCATTTATTTGGAATATTTAACGGTATTGCCGAGCAATGAAACTCTCGAGGGGTTACAGGATATTGCGCCAATTTTAGCGTTGTTAGGGGAAAGACTGAAACAGCGAGAAAGCCGTTTTTCTGTTTTATTTAATTTTTTACTTGAGCTTTCTCATAGCGATATTGCGACGGAGCAATTAAGCAAACAAGTGGCAACCGAAGTACGGGATGATACCCCAGAGGCGCTAGATGCGGTTTGGGAAGAGGAGCAAGTGAAATTTTTTGCCGATGAAAAAACATGTGGTAGCGAAGTGGCGGCACATCAACATCGCTTCGCCAATGCGGTGGTACCACAGTATTTGGATCTCAGTGTGGGCAGCCATGTAGGAGTTCAAAAATGA
- the narH gene encoding nitrate reductase subunit beta has product MKIRSQVGMVLNLDKCIGCHTCSVTCKNVWTSREGVEYAWFNNVETKPGIGYPHNWEDQEKWKGGWIRTIKGKLVPRMGNKVGVLSKIFANPDVPALDDYYEPFNYDYGHLKNAKEGKHVPTARPRSLITGERMSNVKMGPNWEDDLGGEFAKRAQDKNFEHIQKEMYGQFENTFMMYLPRLCEHCLNPACVATCPSGAIYKRSEDGIVLIDQDKCRGWRMCLTGCPYKKIYFNWKSGKSEKCIFCYPRIESGMPTVCSETCVGRIRYLGVLLYDADKIESAASVEKETDLYQSQLDVFLDPHDPKVIEEAQKQGIPLSVIDAAQKSPVYKMAMEWRLALPLHPEYRTLPMVWYVPPLSPIQSVADSGLLANNGVLPDVESLRIPVQYLANLLTAGDTEPVLLALKRMLAMRHFKRAETVENQCDTSALEQVGLTQAQAQEMYRYLAIANYEDRFVIPSSHRELAREAFPEAKACGFSFGDGCHGSDSKANLFNSRRIDAIDITPKSNQEKAL; this is encoded by the coding sequence ATGAAAATTCGTTCTCAAGTCGGCATGGTGCTAAACCTTGATAAATGTATTGGTTGTCACACTTGCTCAGTGACCTGTAAAAATGTGTGGACTAGCCGCGAAGGGGTGGAATACGCATGGTTTAATAACGTCGAAACCAAACCGGGTATTGGTTACCCCCATAATTGGGAAGACCAAGAGAAATGGAAAGGGGGCTGGATCCGCACCATTAAGGGTAAATTGGTTCCACGTATGGGGAACAAAGTGGGCGTTTTATCAAAAATCTTCGCTAATCCAGATGTACCTGCTTTGGATGATTATTATGAGCCGTTTAATTATGACTACGGCCATTTAAAAAATGCTAAAGAAGGTAAGCACGTACCGACAGCACGCCCTCGTTCATTAATTACTGGTGAGCGAATGAGTAACGTGAAAATGGGACCAAACTGGGAAGATGATTTAGGCGGTGAATTCGCCAAACGAGCCCAAGATAAAAACTTTGAACATATTCAAAAAGAGATGTATGGGCAGTTTGAAAATACGTTCATGATGTATTTGCCACGCCTGTGTGAACATTGTTTAAACCCAGCTTGCGTCGCGACCTGCCCAAGTGGGGCAATTTATAAGCGCTCAGAAGACGGTATTGTTTTGATTGACCAAGACAAATGCCGTGGCTGGCGTATGTGCTTAACTGGTTGCCCGTATAAAAAAATCTATTTCAATTGGAAAAGTGGTAAATCAGAAAAATGCATTTTCTGTTACCCACGTATTGAGTCAGGCATGCCAACGGTTTGTTCTGAAACCTGTGTTGGTCGTATCCGCTATTTAGGGGTATTGCTGTATGACGCGGACAAAATTGAGTCGGCGGCCAGTGTCGAAAAGGAAACCGACCTTTACCAGAGCCAACTTGATGTTTTTCTTGATCCTCATGATCCAAAAGTGATTGAAGAAGCGCAAAAACAAGGGATCCCATTGAGTGTGATCGATGCGGCACAGAAATCTCCAGTGTACAAAATGGCGATGGAATGGCGCTTAGCCCTGCCACTGCACCCTGAATACCGCACGTTACCCATGGTGTGGTATGTACCCCCTTTGTCACCAATTCAGTCAGTAGCGGATTCAGGGCTCTTAGCTAATAACGGTGTATTGCCAGATGTGGAAAGTTTACGTATTCCAGTGCAATACCTTGCGAATTTGTTAACCGCAGGGGATACCGAACCAGTGTTATTGGCGTTAAAACGTATGTTAGCGATGCGCCATTTCAAACGAGCAGAAACTGTGGAAAACCAATGTGATACCAGTGCATTAGAGCAAGTCGGCTTAACACAAGCTCAGGCACAAGAAATGTACCGCTATTTAGCCATTGCTAACTATGAAGACCGTTTTGTCATTCCATCGAGTCATCGAGAATTGGCGCGTGAAGCATTCCCTGAAGCGAAAGCTTGTGGCTTTAGTTTTGGTGATGGTTGCCATGGCAGCGATAGCAAAGCGAATTTATTTAATAGCAGGCGCATTGATGCCATTGATATCACACCAAAAAGTAATCAGGAGAAAGCACTATGA
- a CDS encoding nitrate reductase subunit alpha, which produces MSKFLDRFRYFKQLGETFSGDHGQELNVNRDWEDGYRSRWQHDKVVRSTHGVNCTGSCSWKIYVKNGLVTWETQQTDYPRTRPDLPDHEPRGCPRGASYSWYLYSANRVKYPMMRKRLLKLWREAKAEQQDPVAAWLSIINDPQKAKSYKQARGRGGFVRSSWQEVNELIAAANVATIKEFGPDRIVGFSPIPAMSMVSYASGARYLSLIGGSCLSFYDWYCDLPPASPMTWGEQTDVPESADWYNSSYIIAWGSNVPQTRTPDAHFFAEVRYKGTKTVAVTPDYAEIAKLCDHWLNPKQGTDSAMAMAMGHVILNEFHVKREAEYFREYVRTYTDMPMLVMLDKREDGSYVAGRMLRASDLHNSLGEEKNAEWKTIVIDEETGELCAPQGSMGFRWDGGQKWNLEPRAGQDAHDIKMKLSLADSHDEFVDVGFPYFGGLESEHFQHVELKDVLLHKLPAKRIQLADGSESLVTSVYDLMLANYGIERGFGDENCAVDYDDMKAYSPAWAEKVTGVSRQNIIRIAREFADTAEKTHGRSMVIVGAGINHWYHMDMTYRAIINMLIFCGCVGQSGGGWSHYVGQEKLRPQTGWLPLAFGLDWQRPPRHMNSTSFFYNHSSQWRYETVSTEELLSPLADKHAFSGSLVDMNVRAERMGWLPSAPQLNVNPLNIAKKAQSEGMSPTDYTVKQLKEGNIRFASEQPDDPQNFPRNLFIWRSNLLGSAGKGHEYLLKYLLGTENGIQGKDLGQQGGVKPEEVEWQDKAAEGKVDLVVTLDFRMSSTCLFSDVILPTATWYEKDDMNTSDMHPFIHPLSAAVDPAWGSKSDWEIYKGIAKAFSEVSVGHLGKETDVVTLPIQHDSAAEMAQPFDVRDWKKGQCDLIPGKTAPHIISVERDYPNTYARFTSLGPLMDKLGNGGKGINWNTQDEIDFLKKLNKTQPEGANAGRPKIETAIDAAEVILTLAPETNGQVAVKAWDALSKVTGRDHTHLARYKEDEKIRFRDIVAQPRKIISSPTWSGLEDEHVSYNACYTNVHEMIPWRTLSGRQQLYQDHEWMRAFGESLVVYRPPIDTRAAQPLMGKKSNGFPEKALNFLTPHQKWGIHSTYSDNLLMLTLGRGGPVVWLSEEDARELGVEDNDWVEAFNSNGALTAKAIVSQRIPDGMIMMYHAQERLINLPGSEITAQRGGIHNSVTRVCPKPTHMIGGYAHLAYSFNYYGTVGSNRDEFVVVRKMKQVDWLDGEGDAYQQTLSGKEKA; this is translated from the coding sequence ATGAGCAAGTTTTTAGACAGATTTCGGTATTTTAAGCAGTTGGGCGAAACCTTTTCAGGTGATCACGGGCAAGAGTTAAATGTAAACCGTGATTGGGAAGATGGTTATCGTAGCCGCTGGCAGCATGACAAAGTCGTGCGTTCCACCCATGGTGTTAATTGTACTGGCTCTTGTAGCTGGAAAATTTATGTCAAAAATGGGTTAGTCACTTGGGAAACGCAACAGACGGATTACCCACGAACTCGTCCTGATTTACCTGACCATGAGCCGAGAGGATGCCCTCGAGGGGCGAGCTACTCTTGGTATTTATACAGCGCAAACCGTGTTAAATACCCAATGATGCGTAAGCGCTTACTTAAATTGTGGCGTGAAGCAAAAGCGGAGCAACAAGACCCTGTTGCAGCGTGGCTTTCTATTATCAATGACCCGCAAAAGGCAAAAAGCTATAAACAAGCTCGTGGTCGTGGTGGTTTTGTTCGTTCAAGTTGGCAAGAAGTGAATGAACTGATTGCAGCGGCAAACGTTGCGACAATTAAAGAATTTGGTCCTGACCGTATTGTTGGTTTTTCTCCAATTCCCGCGATGTCAATGGTTTCCTATGCCTCGGGCGCTCGCTATTTATCGTTAATTGGTGGCTCATGCTTAAGTTTTTATGACTGGTATTGTGACTTGCCACCTGCGTCACCCATGACGTGGGGCGAACAAACTGACGTACCGGAATCAGCGGATTGGTACAATTCATCTTATATTATTGCTTGGGGTTCTAACGTTCCGCAAACCCGTACGCCAGATGCTCACTTCTTTGCAGAAGTCCGCTATAAAGGGACTAAAACAGTCGCGGTGACGCCGGATTACGCGGAAATTGCCAAATTATGTGACCATTGGTTGAACCCGAAACAAGGAACAGATAGCGCCATGGCAATGGCGATGGGACATGTGATCCTCAATGAATTCCATGTAAAACGTGAAGCGGAATATTTCCGTGAATATGTGCGGACTTACACTGATATGCCGATGCTTGTCATGCTAGATAAGCGTGAAGATGGCTCTTATGTTGCTGGCCGTATGCTACGCGCATCCGATTTACACAATTCATTAGGCGAAGAGAAAAATGCCGAATGGAAAACCATCGTGATTGATGAAGAGACAGGCGAATTATGTGCTCCACAAGGTTCAATGGGGTTCCGTTGGGATGGCGGTCAAAAATGGAATTTAGAGCCGCGCGCTGGGCAAGATGCTCATGACATAAAAATGAAACTCAGCTTGGCAGATAGTCATGATGAATTTGTCGATGTTGGTTTTCCTTACTTTGGTGGATTAGAAAGTGAGCACTTCCAGCATGTTGAACTTAAAGATGTTTTATTACATAAACTGCCCGCTAAACGTATTCAGTTAGCTGATGGTAGTGAATCATTGGTTACTAGTGTTTATGATTTAATGCTAGCGAACTACGGCATTGAACGTGGTTTTGGCGATGAAAACTGTGCAGTGGATTACGATGATATGAAAGCGTATTCACCTGCGTGGGCGGAAAAAGTCACTGGGGTTAGCCGCCAAAATATTATTCGCATAGCGCGTGAGTTTGCCGATACCGCAGAGAAAACCCATGGCCGTTCTATGGTGATTGTTGGCGCAGGGATTAACCACTGGTATCACATGGATATGACCTACCGTGCGATTATCAATATGTTGATTTTCTGTGGTTGCGTTGGGCAAAGCGGCGGTGGCTGGTCTCATTATGTTGGGCAAGAAAAATTACGTCCACAAACGGGGTGGTTGCCATTAGCATTCGGTTTGGACTGGCAGCGTCCACCTCGTCATATGAATAGCACCTCTTTCTTTTATAACCATTCAAGCCAATGGCGTTACGAAACTGTCTCAACAGAAGAGTTGCTATCGCCTCTAGCCGATAAACACGCCTTTAGCGGTAGTTTGGTTGATATGAATGTACGTGCCGAACGCATGGGGTGGCTGCCGTCAGCACCACAATTAAATGTCAACCCATTAAATATTGCGAAGAAGGCACAAAGTGAAGGGATGTCACCCACTGATTATACGGTTAAACAGTTGAAAGAAGGCAATATTCGCTTTGCTTCAGAGCAACCTGATGACCCTCAAAATTTCCCACGAAATCTGTTTATTTGGCGTTCAAATTTATTGGGTTCCGCAGGGAAAGGCCATGAATACTTACTGAAATACTTATTAGGAACTGAAAATGGTATTCAAGGCAAAGACTTAGGTCAACAAGGCGGCGTCAAACCTGAAGAAGTGGAATGGCAAGACAAAGCGGCAGAAGGGAAAGTTGACTTAGTGGTGACTCTCGACTTCAGAATGTCGAGCACCTGCTTATTCTCAGACGTTATTTTACCGACCGCTACTTGGTATGAAAAAGACGATATGAATACCTCGGATATGCATCCATTTATTCATCCATTATCAGCTGCGGTCGACCCTGCTTGGGGATCCAAAAGCGATTGGGAAATTTATAAGGGGATTGCCAAAGCATTTTCTGAGGTCAGCGTTGGGCACTTAGGTAAAGAAACGGATGTGGTGACGTTGCCGATCCAACATGATAGTGCAGCCGAGATGGCACAGCCTTTTGATGTGAGAGATTGGAAAAAAGGCCAGTGCGATCTAATCCCCGGAAAAACTGCACCGCACATTATCAGTGTTGAGCGTGACTATCCAAATACTTATGCACGTTTTACCTCTCTTGGCCCACTGATGGATAAATTGGGTAATGGGGGAAAAGGGATCAATTGGAATACGCAAGATGAAATTGATTTCTTGAAAAAACTCAATAAAACCCAGCCAGAGGGAGCCAATGCTGGGCGGCCAAAAATTGAAACAGCGATTGATGCAGCGGAAGTCATTTTAACACTCGCGCCTGAAACCAATGGGCAAGTGGCAGTAAAAGCATGGGATGCGTTAAGCAAAGTAACGGGCCGCGACCATACTCATCTTGCTCGTTATAAAGAAGATGAAAAAATCCGTTTTCGCGATATTGTTGCGCAGCCGCGTAAAATTATATCGAGCCCGACATGGTCAGGGCTGGAAGATGAACATGTTTCCTACAACGCCTGTTACACCAACGTGCATGAAATGATCCCATGGCGGACGCTCAGTGGTCGCCAGCAGTTATATCAAGACCATGAATGGATGCGCGCCTTTGGGGAAAGCCTTGTGGTATATCGCCCACCGATTGACACTCGAGCGGCTCAGCCACTTATGGGGAAAAAATCCAATGGGTTCCCAGAAAAAGCACTGAACTTTTTAACGCCGCACCAAAAGTGGGGGATCCACTCCACTTACAGTGACAACTTATTAATGTTGACGTTAGGCCGCGGTGGCCCAGTGGTTTGGCTTAGCGAAGAAGATGCCCGCGAACTGGGTGTTGAAGATAACGATTGGGTTGAAGCTTTTAACAGTAATGGTGCATTAACCGCTAAAGCGATCGTTAGCCAACGTATTCCTGATGGCATGATCATGATGTACCATGCCCAAGAACGGCTGATCAACTTACCCGGCTCTGAAATTACGGCTCAACGTGGCGGAATTCATAATTCGGTCACGCGTGTTTGCCCGAAACCTACGCATATGATCGGTGGTTATGCGCACCTTGCCTATAGTTTCAATTATTACGGAACAGTAGGTTCTAATCGTGATGAATTTGTGGTTGTTCGCAAAATGAAACAGGTTGACTGGCTGGATGGTGAAGGTGATGCCTACCAGCAGACCTTGAGCGGAAAGGAGAAAGCATAA
- a CDS encoding NarK family nitrate/nitrite MFS transporter, whose amino-acid sequence MSQRDNVNSVAVQPNNGVIQDWRPEDIQFWQKTGQRIANRNLWISIPCLLLAFCVWMLFSAVAVNLNKVGFNFTTDQLFLLTALPSVSGALLRVPYSFVIPIFGGRRWTAISTLFLVIPCIWLGYAIQNPATPYQVFVIISLLCGFAGANFASSMANISFFFPKARQGGALGLNGGLGNLGVSVMQLVAPFIVGVGVFTFVGGTGAAQPDGSTLWLENAAWIWVPFLLLFTVMAWFGMNDLAANKASLKAQLPVLKRGHLWVLSLLYLATFGSFIGFSAGFAMLSKTQFPDVIILKFAFFGPFLGALARPVGGMLSDRFGGVKVTLLNFVVMAVFSGLLFFTLPENGQGGSFGAFYGVFMVLFLTAGLGSGSTFQMIAVVFRKLTMDKAILRGASEQEAQKEAVTESAAALGFISAIGAIGGFFIPKAFGTSLTLTGSPADAMKVFFIFYISCVFITWLVYGRKHK is encoded by the coding sequence ATGTCTCAACGAGATAATGTTAATAGCGTAGCTGTACAGCCAAATAACGGTGTTATACAGGATTGGCGGCCTGAAGATATTCAATTTTGGCAAAAAACAGGGCAGCGTATTGCCAATCGTAATTTATGGATTTCTATTCCATGCTTATTGCTCGCATTTTGCGTATGGATGTTATTTAGTGCAGTTGCGGTTAATTTAAATAAAGTGGGTTTTAATTTTACGACAGACCAATTATTTTTATTAACTGCATTACCTTCCGTTTCAGGTGCTTTATTAAGAGTCCCTTATTCATTCGTTATTCCTATTTTTGGTGGGCGCCGTTGGACTGCGATTAGTACGCTATTTTTGGTGATCCCATGCATTTGGCTAGGTTATGCGATTCAAAACCCCGCCACACCTTATCAAGTCTTTGTCATTATTTCCCTACTTTGTGGTTTTGCCGGCGCTAACTTTGCATCCAGCATGGCCAATATCAGCTTCTTTTTCCCTAAAGCTCGCCAAGGCGGTGCACTTGGCCTGAATGGTGGGCTAGGAAATTTAGGGGTCAGTGTCATGCAATTAGTGGCCCCTTTTATCGTTGGTGTTGGTGTATTTACTTTCGTTGGTGGGACTGGAGCGGCTCAGCCTGATGGTTCAACGTTGTGGCTAGAAAACGCCGCTTGGATTTGGGTGCCATTTCTACTGCTTTTTACGGTGATGGCTTGGTTTGGCATGAATGACTTAGCGGCAAATAAGGCATCTCTTAAAGCACAATTACCTGTTTTGAAACGGGGCCATCTATGGGTATTAAGCCTGTTATATCTGGCGACATTCGGCTCATTTATCGGTTTTTCTGCCGGTTTTGCGATGTTATCGAAAACGCAGTTCCCAGACGTCATTATTTTGAAATTTGCTTTTTTTGGTCCTTTCCTCGGGGCGTTAGCGCGCCCAGTTGGCGGCATGCTGTCTGACCGTTTTGGCGGTGTGAAAGTCACATTACTGAACTTTGTGGTCATGGCTGTTTTCTCCGGCTTGCTGTTTTTTACGTTACCAGAAAACGGTCAAGGAGGCTCTTTTGGGGCGTTTTATGGCGTATTTATGGTGCTGTTTTTAACGGCAGGGTTAGGCAGTGGCTCAACCTTCCAAATGATCGCAGTCGTTTTTCGTAAATTAACCATGGATAAAGCCATTTTAAGAGGGGCTTCAGAGCAAGAGGCTCAAAAAGAGGCGGTAACAGAAAGTGCAGCGGCTCTAGGGTTTATCTCTGCTATTGGGGCAATAGGTGGCTTCTTTATTCCAAAAGCGTTCGGTACATCATTAACACTGACGGGTTCACCGGCAGATGCAATGAAAGTATTTTTTATATTTTATATTTCCTGTGTGTTTATCACATGGCTGGTATACGGCCGTAAACACAAATAA
- the narX gene encoding nitrate/nitrite two-component system sensor histidine kinase NarX, which translates to MSIAYHRFSIINQVIGLMLLIAVLGIIGMTISNSMIISVQGNAHAINKSGSLRMQSYHLLSLVPLNQYSDVYVRELEKNLLSNELTQVVEIEDLNPQFAELYQYWVTELKPVLNHAVSPNDARLAVVTFVNKLDALVRNIDEKTEQKITYVAITQMVFISLVSLLLIFAICHFRKKIYTPWLKLLHMVNAISHQDFSRRFPVGKKLDELNSLGQTLNQMSDELAQSYHQLESRVIEKTADLQNKNNVLLYLYQSNRTLHAIGPLSVRLEKVLSELKSLMPLQHIRLRLYEENNDACFQDIHCPENKEHCLKSPKIAEHLKVISWEISDNLQRYGMILAEIDINQPLSEEQNNLVLMLVKQIAGMLAMEHQLEQQQQLLIMDERSAIARELHDSIAQSLSCLKMQISYLQMQPKTLPTKHQALLNEMRNEINSAYSQLRELLTTFRLKLTESGLFPALESTIQEFSQRLGFQIELDYRIPAKSLSPHQSIHIIQIIREALSNILKHANANWSQISLIESNGLITMTIEDNGEGIQPQPTKNNHYGLIIMRERALSLNGKYQISPRVQGGTTVNVVFPLTVA; encoded by the coding sequence ATGTCTATTGCTTATCACCGATTTTCAATCATTAACCAAGTTATTGGTCTAATGCTATTGATTGCCGTACTCGGTATTATTGGCATGACAATTTCAAATAGTATGATTATTAGTGTGCAAGGAAATGCACATGCAATTAATAAGTCAGGCTCATTGCGGATGCAAAGCTATCATTTACTTTCATTAGTGCCGCTCAACCAATATTCTGACGTATATGTTCGTGAGCTTGAAAAAAATTTATTAAGCAATGAACTGACACAAGTTGTCGAAATAGAAGATTTAAATCCGCAATTTGCAGAGCTTTATCAATATTGGGTTACAGAATTAAAACCAGTACTTAACCATGCAGTTTCTCCTAATGATGCACGTCTTGCTGTCGTTACCTTTGTTAATAAACTCGATGCATTAGTTCGTAATATTGATGAAAAAACAGAACAAAAAATAACCTATGTAGCCATCACCCAAATGGTATTTATTAGCCTCGTTTCATTGCTACTTATTTTTGCTATCTGCCATTTTAGAAAGAAAATTTATACACCTTGGCTTAAGTTACTTCATATGGTGAATGCAATTAGCCATCAAGATTTTAGTCGGCGCTTCCCTGTCGGCAAAAAACTAGATGAGCTAAATTCACTCGGTCAAACGTTAAATCAAATGTCGGATGAGCTCGCACAGAGTTACCATCAATTAGAATCCCGAGTTATCGAAAAAACGGCTGATCTACAAAATAAAAATAATGTATTACTCTATTTATACCAATCTAATCGCACCTTACATGCCATTGGGCCACTATCTGTCAGGCTAGAAAAAGTATTATCTGAACTGAAAAGCTTAATGCCATTACAACATATCAGATTGAGGCTATATGAAGAAAATAATGATGCCTGCTTTCAAGATATTCATTGTCCTGAAAACAAGGAACACTGCCTCAAATCCCCCAAAATAGCTGAGCACCTTAAAGTAATATCATGGGAGATTTCCGATAACTTACAGCGTTATGGCATGATTTTGGCTGAAATAGATATAAACCAGCCATTATCTGAAGAGCAAAATAATTTAGTGCTCATGCTAGTCAAACAAATTGCTGGAATGCTAGCAATGGAGCACCAATTAGAACAACAGCAGCAGTTACTGATTATGGATGAACGCTCGGCGATTGCGAGAGAATTGCATGATTCAATCGCACAATCATTATCTTGCCTCAAAATGCAAATTAGTTATCTGCAAATGCAACCTAAAACATTGCCAACTAAGCACCAAGCACTATTAAACGAAATGCGCAATGAAATAAATTCCGCCTATAGCCAATTACGTGAACTTTTAACAACCTTCAGACTAAAGTTAACTGAATCAGGCCTATTCCCTGCCTTAGAAAGCACAATCCAAGAATTCAGCCAACGTCTTGGTTTTCAAATTGAATTAGATTACCGAATTCCAGCCAAAAGCCTCTCTCCACATCAATCTATTCATATTATTCAGATAATCCGAGAAGCGTTAAGTAATATTCTCAAGCATGCTAATGCAAACTGGTCACAAATCTCATTAATCGAAAGTAACGGGCTAATCACCATGACGATAGAAGACAATGGGGAAGGGATCCAACCTCAGCCAACAAAAAATAACCATTATGGATTGATTATTATGAGAGAAAGAGCCCTAAGCCTAAATGGAAAATATCAAATTTCCCCAAGAGTTCAGGGTGGCACTACGGTTAATGTCGTATTTCCACTGACTGTGGCCTAA
- the narL gene encoding two-component system response regulator NarL, whose amino-acid sequence MKNDNKLTGQSTILLIDDHPMLRNGVKQLISLEPTLKVIGEADDGITGIKIAEEQDPDLILLDLNMPGMNGFEVLDNLRSRELSGRIILFTVSNYGEDLIHALKRGADGYLLKDMEPEKLIVALKEAASGKMVVSPTLASILAESLRDNRASTEHNLLALTPRETHILDLISQGLSNKMIANKLQITESTVKVHVKHLLKKLNLKSRVEAAIWVLQQK is encoded by the coding sequence ATGAAAAATGACAATAAACTGACTGGGCAATCTACCATTTTACTGATTGATGACCACCCAATGCTACGTAACGGTGTTAAACAATTAATTAGTTTAGAACCCACATTGAAGGTCATTGGTGAAGCAGACGATGGAATAACGGGTATTAAAATTGCGGAAGAGCAAGACCCCGATTTAATCCTATTAGATCTCAATATGCCAGGTATGAATGGCTTTGAAGTACTTGATAATTTACGTAGCCGCGAACTTTCAGGCCGAATTATCTTATTTACCGTATCCAATTACGGTGAAGACTTAATTCATGCGTTAAAACGAGGTGCTGATGGCTATTTACTCAAAGATATGGAACCCGAAAAACTCATTGTTGCATTAAAAGAAGCAGCAAGTGGTAAAATGGTCGTTAGCCCAACGCTTGCCTCCATTTTAGCTGAATCCTTAAGAGATAACCGAGCCTCTACAGAACATAATTTATTGGCATTAACCCCAAGAGAAACCCATATCCTAGATTTAATCTCTCAGGGGCTATCAAATAAGATGATTGCGAATAAATTACAAATTACAGAGAGCACAGTCAAAGTCCACGTCAAACACTTACTAAAGAAACTCAATTTAAAATCGCGCGTTGAGGCCGCTATTTGGGTTTTACAACAAAAGTAA